The following proteins come from a genomic window of Candidatus Thiodiazotropha sp. CDECU1:
- the pcnB gene encoding polynucleotide adenylyltransferase PcnB: protein MPIVIARDSHTISRANISRNAIRVLTQLQNAGYEAYLVGGGVRDLLLGREPKDFDVATNALPEEVKSVFKNCRLIGRRFRLAHVYFGREIIEVATFRSNRQPEQDGERHAENGMILRDNVYGTVEEDAQRRDLTINALYYDVGDFTVIDFADGMSDLQNGVIRLLGDAESRYREDPVRLLRAIRFAAKLGFIIDPETESPIQSLAPLLSDVPSARLYEEVLKLFLGGSALASFEKLRHYGLFGQLFPATEEALSHEDHDFPITFVNRGLNNTDTRLQQDKSVTPAFLFAVLLWEPVRLGYEAQLTQDLLPAEALQTAANDVLREQIKHVSIPKRFSYPMRDIWQLQPRFEQRQGKRPYRLLSHPRFRAAYDFLLLRAEAGEVELELSKWWTEFQHANSEQKQNMSGQGRRGRGRRRKRRGKNSQSNKPSDE, encoded by the coding sequence ATGCCTATTGTCATTGCCCGGGACAGTCATACCATATCCCGGGCGAATATCAGCCGCAACGCCATAAGAGTCCTGACTCAGTTACAAAATGCCGGTTACGAGGCGTACCTGGTAGGCGGGGGTGTGCGCGACCTGCTGCTTGGCCGTGAGCCCAAGGATTTCGACGTGGCTACCAATGCCTTGCCGGAGGAGGTCAAGTCGGTTTTTAAAAACTGTCGCTTGATAGGCCGGCGCTTTCGTCTCGCGCATGTCTACTTCGGTCGCGAGATTATCGAAGTTGCCACATTTCGCAGTAACCGGCAGCCTGAGCAGGATGGGGAGCGCCACGCAGAGAACGGCATGATACTGCGTGACAACGTCTACGGTACCGTTGAAGAGGATGCCCAGCGCCGGGATCTCACCATCAATGCGCTCTACTATGATGTGGGGGATTTCACGGTCATCGATTTCGCCGACGGTATGTCGGATCTTCAAAACGGGGTGATACGCCTGCTGGGTGATGCGGAGAGTCGCTACAGGGAAGATCCGGTACGACTTCTGCGGGCGATACGTTTTGCCGCCAAGCTGGGATTTATCATCGATCCGGAAACGGAATCGCCAATCCAGAGTCTTGCTCCGTTGCTCAGCGATGTGCCTTCCGCCAGGCTCTATGAAGAGGTGCTGAAGCTCTTTCTTGGCGGTTCTGCATTGGCATCGTTCGAGAAGCTGCGCCACTATGGTCTGTTTGGGCAGCTCTTTCCCGCTACCGAAGAGGCGCTCTCCCACGAAGACCATGATTTTCCCATAACCTTCGTCAATCGGGGTTTGAATAACACCGATACGCGTCTGCAGCAGGATAAATCGGTTACCCCTGCATTCCTTTTTGCGGTGTTGCTGTGGGAGCCGGTAAGGCTTGGTTACGAGGCGCAGCTGACACAGGATCTCCTTCCCGCGGAGGCGCTACAGACAGCGGCCAATGATGTCTTGAGAGAGCAAATCAAGCATGTATCGATTCCGAAACGATTCAGTTATCCGATGCGCGATATCTGGCAGTTGCAACCACGCTTCGAGCAACGCCAGGGTAAGCGGCCCTATCGACTCTTGAGTCACCCCAGATTCCGTGCCGCCTACGATTTTCTCCTGCTGCGTGCGGAGGCGGGTGAAGTTGAGCTCGAACTGTCGAAGTGGTGGACCGAATTCCAACATGCCAACAGTGAGCAGAAGCAGAACATGTCAGGGCAGGGACGTCGTGGCAGAGGTCGTCGCAGGAAAAGGCGAGGCAAGAATAGCCAGAGTAACAAGCCGAGCGATGAGTAA